Proteins from a genomic interval of Pantanalinema sp.:
- the lgt gene encoding prolipoprotein diacylglyceryl transferase, whose translation MLQFPPLNPVALQLGPLDVAGHTLGPLRVHWYGVMYGLGFLLTYFIVKAQVKRRGIVLPEGDVADFIMTLIMGVILGGRLGYILFYNLKDYLAHPLEILAVWHGGMSFHGGLVGTIVAGWYYCRKHKLGFLEMADIVMVAVPLGLGLGRLGNFINAELWGRPTDLPWGMVFPTDPMGLPRHPSQLYEFGLEGILLFLVLFFMSTRRPKPGVLLGTFLIGYGAIRFSLEFLRNPDPQLGFVIGNLSMGQLLSVPMVVGGAALIAWVMRRKEGGASAPAASGAEA comes from the coding sequence ATGCTTCAATTTCCACCGCTCAACCCGGTCGCCCTCCAGCTCGGCCCGTTAGACGTGGCAGGCCACACCCTGGGCCCCTTGCGGGTCCACTGGTACGGCGTGATGTACGGCCTGGGCTTCTTGCTCACCTACTTCATCGTCAAGGCCCAGGTGAAGCGCCGCGGCATCGTCCTTCCCGAGGGCGACGTGGCCGACTTCATCATGACCCTCATCATGGGCGTGATCCTGGGCGGGCGCCTCGGCTACATCCTCTTCTACAACCTCAAGGACTACCTGGCGCACCCGCTCGAGATCCTGGCGGTGTGGCACGGCGGCATGTCCTTCCACGGGGGCCTCGTCGGCACCATCGTGGCGGGCTGGTACTACTGCCGCAAGCACAAGCTGGGCTTCCTCGAGATGGCCGACATCGTGATGGTCGCGGTGCCGCTGGGCCTGGGCCTCGGCCGCCTCGGCAACTTCATCAACGCCGAGTTGTGGGGCCGTCCCACCGACCTGCCGTGGGGGATGGTCTTCCCGACCGATCCCATGGGCCTGCCGCGCCACCCCTCGCAGCTCTACGAGTTCGGCCTGGAGGGGATCCTGCTCTTCCTTGTGCTGTTCTTCATGAGCACGCGCCGTCCCAAGCCGGGCGTGCTGCTGGGGACCTTCCTGATCGGCTACGGGGCCATCCGCTTCTCGCTGGAGTTCCTGCGCAACCCCGACCCGCAGCTTGGCTTCGTGATCGGCAACCTGTCCATGGGCCAGCTCCTGAGCGTGCCGATGGTCGTCGGGGGCGCTGCGCTCATCGCCTGGGTCATGCGTCGCAAGGAGGGGGGCGCGAGCGCCCCTGCCGCCTCGGGCGCCGAGGCGTAG
- a CDS encoding alpha-amylase/4-alpha-glucanotransferase domain-containing protein translates to MLLSDKPTINFTLGVHNHQPFGNWDWVIEEAYASAYSPFLEVLARHPGVRVTLHYSGALLEWLLEHHPEFIARLKALSDAKQIELVTGGYHAPVLAVIPDRDKRDQITRLTELIAAQFGDAPEGMWLAERVWEPHLSKPIAEAGCAWTALDDSIFKAAGLRGSQLFGYYQTEEQGRMLELFPINTELMRLIPFEAPERVIEYLRANASPDGNRIALCLDDGEKFGVWPNTHKAVYENGWLDRFFRLLEDHSDWINCTTVRDYRVGRRPFGRIYLPSATYVKMQEWALPPEEAKLYAEARAQLNERQANFLRGGMWRNFLVRYPESNNLHKKMLLVADKVDAAGRPPEAQAALWQGQSSDPYWHGVFGGLYLSHLRSANYRALLKAETLSDDLIHRGADFLEVQERDFDCDGKPEVLVSSKRQNLYFNLEGGALFELDYKPRAFNVLDTLARRTEAYHSKIARATTLEAFRREGGLKAIYDVVLTKEAGLERYLFHDWYRRLSFLDHFLHPDSRLDSFYDMTYGEQGDFVNQDYVLTREDGTDEVALTFRRDGHVWVGSEFWPITVKKRFVIPKAGPAVTRVAYTVENGMERPVSLWFGVEFNANFLAGNAPDRYYYSPGTIVPDPRLGSRGELADLKAIGIKDVFNGIDYRLSWDLPATVWRFPVETISMSEGGFERVYQSSCMMPHWRLELPAKGACSINFEQHLSDVVD, encoded by the coding sequence ATGCTCCTCTCCGACAAGCCGACCATCAACTTCACCTTGGGGGTGCACAACCACCAGCCCTTCGGGAACTGGGACTGGGTCATCGAGGAGGCCTACGCCAGCGCCTACTCGCCCTTCCTCGAGGTCCTGGCGCGGCATCCCGGCGTCCGCGTCACGCTGCACTACTCGGGGGCCTTGCTCGAGTGGCTCCTGGAGCACCACCCCGAGTTCATCGCCAGGCTCAAGGCCCTGAGCGACGCCAAGCAGATCGAGCTCGTCACCGGGGGCTACCACGCGCCGGTGCTCGCCGTGATCCCGGACCGGGACAAGCGCGACCAGATCACGCGCCTGACCGAGCTGATCGCGGCCCAGTTCGGCGACGCCCCCGAGGGGATGTGGCTCGCCGAGCGGGTCTGGGAGCCCCATCTTTCCAAGCCGATCGCCGAGGCGGGGTGCGCCTGGACGGCCCTCGACGACTCCATCTTCAAGGCGGCGGGCCTGAGGGGCTCGCAGCTCTTCGGGTACTACCAGACCGAGGAGCAGGGCCGCATGCTCGAGCTCTTCCCCATCAACACCGAGCTGATGCGCCTCATCCCGTTCGAGGCCCCCGAGCGCGTGATCGAGTACCTGCGCGCCAACGCCTCGCCGGACGGCAACCGCATCGCCCTTTGCCTCGACGACGGCGAGAAGTTCGGCGTCTGGCCCAACACCCACAAGGCGGTCTACGAGAACGGCTGGCTCGATCGCTTCTTCCGGCTGCTCGAGGACCACTCCGACTGGATCAACTGCACCACCGTCCGGGACTACCGGGTGGGCCGCCGCCCCTTCGGCCGGATCTACCTTCCGAGCGCGACCTACGTGAAGATGCAGGAGTGGGCCCTGCCCCCCGAGGAGGCGAAGCTGTACGCCGAGGCGCGCGCGCAGCTCAACGAGCGCCAGGCCAACTTCCTGCGCGGGGGCATGTGGCGCAACTTCCTGGTGCGCTACCCCGAGAGCAACAACCTCCACAAGAAGATGCTCCTGGTGGCCGACAAGGTCGACGCCGCGGGCCGTCCCCCCGAGGCCCAGGCGGCCCTCTGGCAGGGCCAGTCCAGCGACCCCTACTGGCACGGGGTCTTCGGCGGGCTCTACCTTTCGCACCTGCGCTCGGCCAACTACCGCGCCCTTCTCAAGGCCGAGACCCTCTCGGACGACCTGATCCACCGGGGCGCGGACTTCCTCGAGGTGCAGGAGCGGGATTTCGACTGCGACGGCAAGCCCGAGGTCCTGGTCTCGAGCAAGCGACAGAACCTCTACTTCAACCTGGAGGGGGGCGCGCTTTTCGAGCTCGACTACAAGCCCCGCGCCTTCAACGTCCTGGACACGCTCGCGCGCCGCACCGAGGCCTATCACAGCAAGATCGCCCGCGCCACCACCCTCGAGGCCTTCCGCCGCGAGGGCGGCCTCAAGGCCATCTACGACGTGGTGCTCACCAAGGAGGCGGGCCTCGAGCGCTACCTGTTCCACGACTGGTACCGCCGCCTCTCCTTCCTCGACCACTTCCTGCATCCCGATTCGCGCCTCGACTCGTTCTACGACATGACCTACGGCGAGCAGGGCGATTTCGTGAACCAGGACTACGTCCTGACGCGCGAGGACGGCACCGACGAGGTGGCCCTGACCTTCAGGCGGGACGGGCACGTGTGGGTCGGATCCGAGTTCTGGCCGATCACCGTGAAAAAGCGCTTCGTCATCCCCAAGGCGGGCCCGGCCGTGACGCGCGTCGCCTACACCGTCGAGAACGGAATGGAGCGCCCGGTGAGCCTCTGGTTCGGGGTCGAGTTCAACGCCAATTTCCTGGCGGGCAACGCCCCGGACCGCTACTACTACAGCCCGGGCACCATCGTCCCCGACCCGCGCCTGGGATCCAGGGGCGAGCTTGCGGACCTCAAGGCCATCGGCATCAAGGACGTCTTCAACGGGATCGACTACCGCCTGAGCTGGGACCTTCCGGCGACGGTCTGGCGCTTCCCGGTCGAGACCATCTCCATGTCGGAGGGCGGCTTCGAGCGGGTGTACCAGAGCTCGTGCATGATGCCCCACTGGCGCCTGGAACTGCCCGCCAAGGGGGCGTGCTCCATCAACTTCGAGCAGCACCTTTCCGACGTGGTAGACTAG
- a CDS encoding M28 family peptidase yields MRSSPFWSWLSLTLILAASAAQAAPPGISGAAAFRHLEAQVALGPRVPGTDAHAKAIASFEAELGRYAPRVALERFSVQDGPRTLALTNLVAVFGQGKGDVAMVAAHWDSRPRSEQDPHPAHRLQPTPGANDGASGAAVVLELARALKASPPPREVRLVLLDGEDWGQTPETMFYGSREYVRRHRGDLPAWGLLLDMVGDKDLVILREAYSEARAGALLDRVYRTAAAMGYGANFPDQGGPAIEDDHLPFLEQGVPFVDLIDFDYPQWHTVHDLPAQCSPSSLEAVGNVALRLVSAPR; encoded by the coding sequence GTGAGATCGTCACCCTTCTGGTCATGGCTTAGCCTGACCCTGATCCTGGCGGCGAGCGCCGCGCAGGCGGCGCCCCCCGGCATCTCCGGGGCGGCGGCCTTCCGCCACCTGGAGGCCCAGGTGGCCCTGGGGCCGCGGGTGCCCGGCACCGACGCGCACGCCAAGGCGATCGCCTCCTTCGAGGCGGAGCTCGGGCGCTACGCGCCGCGCGTGGCGCTCGAGCGCTTCTCGGTCCAGGACGGCCCTCGGACCCTGGCCCTGACCAACCTGGTCGCGGTCTTCGGCCAGGGCAAGGGGGATGTCGCGATGGTCGCCGCCCACTGGGACTCGCGGCCGCGATCCGAGCAGGATCCGCACCCCGCCCACCGGCTCCAGCCGACCCCCGGCGCCAACGACGGGGCCTCGGGGGCGGCGGTGGTGCTCGAGCTCGCCCGCGCCCTCAAGGCCAGCCCGCCGCCGCGCGAGGTCAGGCTGGTGCTCCTCGACGGCGAGGACTGGGGGCAGACCCCCGAGACCATGTTCTACGGCTCGCGCGAGTACGTCCGGCGCCACCGGGGCGATCTGCCCGCCTGGGGGCTCTTGCTCGACATGGTGGGGGACAAGGACCTCGTGATCCTGCGCGAGGCCTACTCGGAGGCGCGAGCGGGCGCCCTGCTGGACCGGGTCTACCGGACGGCCGCGGCCATGGGCTACGGGGCGAACTTCCCCGACCAGGGCGGCCCCGCCATCGAGGACGATCACCTGCCCTTCCTCGAGCAGGGGGTGCCCTTCGTCGATCTGATCGACTTCGACTACCCCCAGTGGCACACGGTCCATGACCTTCCCGCGCAGTGTTCGCCTTCGAGCCTGGAGGCGGTCGGGAACGTGGCCCTGCGCCTTGTTTCGGCTCCGCGCTAG
- a CDS encoding glycosyl hydrolase-related protein, whose protein sequence is MQTKEVVVVPHTHWDREWYRTFQSFRLRLVEVVDRVLDLLEAGTLPNFLLDGQTVMLEDYLAIKPENRERLASLVAAGKLAIGPWYILPDEFLVSGESLIRNLQFGRRLMGQFGETRSVGYLPDMFGHVSQIPTILRGFGMDRAVIWRGVRLDDEQFWWEAPSGERIATTLLPSGYCNVLLWGDLPLEVRMARLEEFVDLHRHDRMLLLAGCDHLAPNPELPSIIQAMQERWGEGTIRLGRLEDAFFAVSPQAPVVKGELRSFGVGLAYLLPDVLSARMYLKQANAEVQTLYERYVDPLSALAGRLGVDLPGGYLEEGWRKILLNQPHDSICGCSIDAVHQEMMGRFSEARELGQVLLDRAMLALSPVGDRPGALVYNPLGHPRSGLCEVVIDWPRSLAPDEAHLVDAAGNPVPCVLDRVEDTEAFYSDIDLFPDWRQVRRFCFSTWLDGVPAMGVEPLFAAPGAPQALEPSTAHGPNSIANESLRLFVKDGALHLEDLETGEIYPDVHAFEDGADAGDEYNYSPPERDRIVTSQLEHWIVERVTPVEAVLRVVYRLELPEALTPDRTGRSKRNVATIVLSRFTLRTGSRTVEVTTELDNRVKDHRLRVRFGTGLTGQVRVLSENQFAVTERVPTTRLPELPVQRHHEAAPTTFPQQGWSAVEGERSLMVASVGLPEAEVAAGPEGAWAVYVTLLRCVGWLSRDDLRTRGGGAGPRVETPDAQCLGPQRFAYAIVPYRGDWSEARPEAHAFGAPFLVRGFGGDQAPLSRGKQLGDWLSIGDPRLVVSTVKRAEGSEHLAIRLYNPTAAAVATDLEVSLPHRVIALSDLREAPGRELGSGSIRLEVGPGEIVTLLVMA, encoded by the coding sequence TTGCAGACCAAAGAAGTCGTCGTCGTCCCCCACACCCACTGGGATCGCGAGTGGTACCGCACCTTCCAGTCCTTCCGGCTGCGCCTGGTGGAGGTGGTCGATCGGGTCCTGGACCTGCTCGAGGCGGGCACCCTGCCGAACTTCCTGCTGGACGGCCAGACGGTGATGCTGGAGGACTACCTGGCCATCAAGCCCGAGAACCGCGAGCGCCTGGCAAGCCTGGTCGCCGCGGGCAAGCTCGCCATCGGCCCCTGGTACATCCTGCCCGACGAGTTCCTCGTCAGCGGCGAGAGCCTGATCCGCAACCTCCAGTTCGGCCGGCGCCTGATGGGGCAGTTCGGCGAGACGCGCTCGGTCGGCTACTTGCCCGACATGTTCGGGCACGTCTCCCAGATCCCCACCATCCTGCGCGGCTTCGGCATGGACCGGGCGGTGATCTGGCGCGGGGTACGCCTGGACGACGAGCAGTTCTGGTGGGAGGCGCCCAGCGGCGAGCGAATCGCGACGACCCTCTTGCCGAGCGGCTACTGCAACGTGCTCCTGTGGGGCGATCTGCCGCTCGAGGTGCGCATGGCGCGCCTCGAGGAGTTCGTCGACCTGCACCGGCACGACCGGATGCTCTTGCTCGCGGGCTGCGACCACCTGGCCCCCAATCCCGAGCTGCCGTCGATCATCCAGGCGATGCAGGAGCGGTGGGGCGAGGGGACGATCCGCCTGGGCCGCCTCGAGGACGCCTTCTTCGCCGTGAGCCCGCAGGCCCCGGTGGTGAAGGGCGAGCTGCGCTCCTTCGGCGTGGGCCTCGCCTATCTCCTGCCCGACGTCCTTTCGGCGCGCATGTACCTCAAGCAGGCCAACGCCGAGGTGCAGACCCTCTACGAGCGCTACGTGGATCCCCTGAGCGCCCTGGCCGGGCGGCTCGGCGTCGATCTGCCCGGAGGCTACCTCGAGGAGGGCTGGCGCAAGATCCTCCTGAACCAGCCCCACGACTCCATCTGCGGCTGCTCGATCGACGCGGTCCACCAGGAGATGATGGGGCGCTTCTCGGAGGCCCGCGAGCTCGGCCAGGTCCTCCTGGATCGGGCCATGCTGGCGCTTTCGCCGGTGGGCGATCGCCCGGGCGCCCTGGTCTACAACCCCCTCGGCCACCCGCGCAGCGGCCTGTGCGAGGTGGTGATCGACTGGCCGCGCTCCCTTGCGCCCGACGAGGCGCACCTGGTCGATGCGGCCGGCAACCCCGTGCCCTGCGTGCTGGATCGGGTGGAGGACACCGAGGCCTTCTACTCGGACATCGACCTGTTCCCCGACTGGCGCCAGGTGAGGCGCTTTTGCTTCAGCACGTGGCTGGATGGGGTCCCGGCCATGGGCGTCGAGCCCCTCTTCGCCGCGCCCGGCGCGCCGCAGGCGCTCGAGCCTTCCACCGCGCACGGCCCCAACAGCATCGCCAACGAGTCCCTGCGCCTCTTCGTCAAGGACGGCGCCCTCCACCTAGAGGACCTCGAGACCGGCGAAATCTACCCGGACGTCCACGCCTTCGAGGACGGGGCGGACGCGGGCGACGAGTACAACTACTCGCCCCCCGAGCGCGATCGCATCGTCACCAGCCAGCTCGAGCACTGGATCGTCGAGCGCGTCACCCCGGTCGAGGCGGTCCTCAGGGTGGTCTATCGCCTGGAGCTGCCGGAGGCCCTCACCCCGGATCGAACGGGGCGCAGCAAGCGCAACGTCGCCACCATCGTCCTGAGCCGCTTCACGCTGCGAACGGGGTCGCGGACGGTCGAGGTGACGACCGAGCTGGACAACCGGGTCAAGGACCACCGCCTGCGCGTTCGCTTCGGCACGGGCCTGACGGGTCAGGTCCGGGTCCTGAGCGAGAACCAGTTCGCCGTGACCGAGCGCGTGCCCACCACGCGGCTTCCCGAGCTGCCGGTGCAGCGTCACCACGAGGCCGCCCCCACCACCTTCCCCCAGCAGGGCTGGAGCGCCGTGGAGGGCGAGCGATCGCTCATGGTCGCGAGCGTCGGCCTGCCCGAGGCCGAGGTGGCCGCCGGGCCCGAGGGCGCCTGGGCGGTCTACGTCACCCTCCTGCGCTGCGTGGGCTGGCTCTCGCGCGACGACCTGCGCACCCGCGGCGGCGGCGCGGGCCCCCGGGTCGAGACCCCCGACGCCCAGTGCCTCGGGCCCCAGCGCTTCGCCTACGCGATCGTGCCCTACCGGGGCGACTGGAGCGAGGCCCGGCCCGAGGCCCACGCCTTCGGCGCCCCCTTCCTCGTCAGGGGCTTCGGCGGCGATCAGGCCCCGCTCTCGCGCGGAAAGCAGCTCGGCGATTGGCTCTCCATCGGGGATCCGCGCCTGGTCGTGAGCACCGTCAAGCGCGCCGAGGGCTCCGAGCACCTGGCGATCCGGCTGTACAACCCGACCGCGGCGGCAGTCGCGACCGACCTCGAAGTTTCGCTGCCGCACCGCGTAATCGCGCTGTCCGACCTGAGAGAGGCTCCCGGCCGCGAGCTGGGCTCGGGGTCGATCCGACTGGAGGTGGGCCCCGGTGAGATCGTCACCCTTCTGGTCATGGCTTAG
- a CDS encoding long-chain fatty acid--CoA ligase, with protein MVTTVPAMFQATITRFAERPALLAKEGGRYRSASYGDAERQVDALGAYLVESGVGIGERVAILSENRPEWAIADQAVLGVGAVDVPLYPTLDADAIAEMLNDCAACAVIASTPDQLAKLRAIAPRVPSLRLVLAFDEPLERADGLLTYHEALARGQALLSRHQDEIRSRREMLRPDDLASIVYTSGTTGTPRGAMLTHGNLTSNAHAAASALGLTPEDVALSFLPLSHVLERSACYASLAVGASIAYAERLETLAQNLAEVRPTFFCAVPRVLETFYRRTIAQIEAEGALKRELFWAALEIGEFFHKVMQEEGRVTFPTNALYHAADRLVFKQVREALGGRLRFIVSGGAPLSVELGRFFQVMGVPVAEGYGLTECAPVLTLNPPDAIKLGTVGRALPGVTLRLSADGEIVVRGPNVMKGYWNDEAATREVLDAEGWLRTGDVGHMDDEGYLSLVDRKQELLALADGSKVAPQPIEQRLLSHALVAQAMLFGEGRRHMTALLVPDLGEAARLAVEAGHDWKSDAELVSLPPVREALQEAIEEVNAGLASHERIRRFQAIAHPFTPESGELTPTFKLKRRVVADKYREEIETLYREKVLVEAR; from the coding sequence ATGGTCACCACCGTTCCTGCGATGTTCCAGGCGACGATCACCCGATTTGCCGAGCGACCCGCTCTGCTTGCAAAGGAGGGGGGACGCTACCGCAGCGCTTCCTACGGCGATGCCGAGCGCCAGGTGGACGCGCTCGGCGCCTACCTGGTCGAGAGCGGCGTCGGGATCGGCGAGCGGGTGGCCATCCTGAGCGAGAACCGCCCCGAGTGGGCGATCGCCGATCAGGCCGTCCTCGGCGTGGGGGCCGTCGACGTGCCCCTCTACCCCACCCTCGACGCCGATGCGATCGCCGAGATGCTCAACGATTGCGCCGCCTGCGCGGTCATCGCCTCAACCCCCGACCAGCTCGCCAAGCTGCGCGCGATCGCGCCGCGGGTCCCCTCCTTGCGCCTGGTCCTCGCCTTCGACGAGCCCCTCGAGCGCGCCGACGGCCTTCTGACCTACCACGAGGCGCTGGCGCGCGGCCAGGCGCTCCTGTCGCGCCACCAGGACGAGATCCGCAGCCGGCGCGAGATGCTGCGCCCGGACGATCTGGCCTCGATCGTCTACACCTCGGGCACCACCGGCACCCCTCGAGGGGCCATGCTCACCCACGGCAACCTCACCTCTAACGCCCACGCGGCGGCCTCGGCCCTGGGCCTGACGCCCGAGGACGTGGCCCTGTCCTTCCTGCCGCTGTCGCACGTCCTCGAGCGCAGCGCCTGCTACGCCTCGCTCGCGGTCGGGGCCTCGATCGCCTACGCCGAGCGCCTCGAGACCCTCGCCCAGAACCTCGCGGAGGTCCGGCCGACCTTCTTCTGCGCGGTGCCGCGGGTCCTCGAGACCTTCTACCGCCGCACCATCGCGCAGATCGAGGCCGAGGGCGCCCTCAAGCGCGAGCTGTTCTGGGCGGCGCTCGAGATCGGCGAGTTCTTCCACAAGGTCATGCAGGAGGAGGGCCGGGTGACCTTCCCGACCAACGCCCTCTACCATGCCGCCGATCGTCTGGTCTTCAAGCAGGTCCGCGAGGCCCTCGGCGGTCGCCTGCGCTTCATCGTCTCGGGCGGGGCCCCGCTCAGCGTCGAGCTCGGTCGCTTCTTCCAGGTCATGGGCGTGCCCGTGGCCGAGGGCTACGGCCTGACCGAGTGCGCGCCGGTCTTGACCCTCAACCCTCCCGATGCCATCAAGCTGGGGACGGTCGGGCGCGCCCTGCCGGGCGTGACCCTGCGCCTCTCGGCGGACGGCGAGATCGTCGTGCGCGGCCCCAACGTCATGAAGGGCTACTGGAACGACGAGGCCGCGACCCGTGAGGTCCTCGACGCCGAGGGCTGGCTGCGCACCGGCGATGTCGGCCACATGGACGACGAGGGCTACCTGAGCCTCGTCGACCGCAAGCAGGAGCTGCTGGCGCTCGCCGACGGCTCCAAGGTGGCCCCGCAGCCCATCGAGCAGCGGCTTCTCTCGCACGCGCTCGTCGCCCAGGCCATGCTGTTCGGCGAGGGGCGGCGCCACATGACGGCCCTGCTGGTGCCCGACCTCGGGGAGGCGGCGCGCCTGGCCGTGGAGGCCGGCCACGACTGGAAGAGCGATGCCGAGCTCGTCTCGCTTCCGCCGGTGCGCGAGGCGCTCCAGGAGGCGATCGAGGAGGTGAACGCGGGTCTCGCGTCCCACGAGCGGATCCGGCGCTTCCAGGCGATCGCCCACCCCTTCACCCCCGAGTCCGGCGAGCTGACCCCGACCTTCAAGCTGAAGCGCCGGGTGGTGGCCGACAAGTACCGCGAGGAGATCGAGACCCTCTACCGCGAGAAGGTCCTGGTCGAGGCGCGCTAG
- a CDS encoding carbohydrate ABC transporter permease produces MKKLRAWLLGLVLLALTAVTVGPFAWLLVTALRGPGENIFAYPPTVWPAQPTLDNFRLVLEAVPFARYFANSVGVSLVSVVLNVALASLAAYPLARMRFRGAGGIEAGLLATMMVPLPVLMIPLFLLVNRMGLIDSYAGVILPTAVNAFGIFLMRNAFLAIPRELDEAAIIDGASAWQVFYRVLLPLVTPSLATLAIFDFVAAWGDFLWPLLVLKNPDHYTLPVGIAYLAGTFSANWRLIAAGAVLAIAPILAVFLVLQRFFVEGQTSGAVKG; encoded by the coding sequence ATGAAGAAGCTCCGCGCCTGGCTTTTGGGCCTCGTCCTGCTCGCCCTGACCGCCGTGACGGTCGGCCCCTTCGCCTGGCTGCTCGTGACCGCCCTGAGGGGGCCCGGCGAGAACATCTTCGCCTACCCCCCCACCGTGTGGCCGGCCCAGCCGACCCTCGACAACTTCCGCCTGGTGCTCGAGGCGGTGCCGTTCGCGCGCTACTTCGCCAACAGCGTGGGGGTCAGCCTGGTCTCGGTCGTCCTCAACGTGGCGCTCGCGAGCCTCGCGGCCTACCCGCTCGCGCGCATGCGCTTCAGGGGCGCGGGCGGGATCGAGGCGGGGCTGCTCGCCACCATGATGGTGCCCCTGCCCGTCCTGATGATCCCGCTCTTCCTGCTGGTCAACCGCATGGGCCTCATCGACAGCTACGCGGGCGTCATCCTGCCCACCGCGGTCAACGCCTTCGGCATCTTCCTGATGCGCAACGCCTTTCTGGCCATCCCCCGCGAGCTCGACGAGGCCGCCATCATCGACGGGGCGAGCGCCTGGCAGGTCTTCTACCGGGTGCTGCTTCCGCTGGTGACCCCGTCGCTCGCGACGCTCGCGATCTTCGACTTCGTGGCCGCCTGGGGCGACTTCCTGTGGCCCCTCTTGGTCCTCAAGAACCCCGATCACTACACCCTGCCGGTGGGCATCGCCTACCTGGCGGGGACCTTCTCGGCGAACTGGCGCCTGATCGCGGCCGGGGCGGTGCTCGCGATCGCGCCGATCCTCGCGGTCTTCCTCGTGCTCCAGCGCTTCTTCGTCGAGGGCCAGACCTCGGGGGCGGTCAAGGGATAG